The following are from one region of the Flavimobilis soli genome:
- a CDS encoding CinA family protein produces the protein MTRSRAAELVALAGAQGRTLAVAESLTGGALASAIVDVPGASAVFRGGVVAYATDLKASVLGVDADLLAREGAVHPDVAEQMATGVTRVAGASVGLATTGVAGPEPQDGQPVGTVFVAAAFDGSPTVRRLSLDGDRATIRAAAVAAAIRLALEVLGGQDPGAGTNEAPGEL, from the coding sequence ATGACCCGCAGCCGCGCCGCCGAGCTCGTCGCCCTCGCCGGGGCGCAGGGGCGCACGCTCGCGGTCGCCGAGTCGCTCACCGGCGGGGCGCTCGCGAGCGCGATCGTGGACGTGCCGGGCGCGTCGGCGGTCTTCCGCGGGGGAGTGGTCGCGTACGCGACGGACCTCAAGGCGAGCGTCCTCGGCGTCGACGCTGACCTGCTCGCGCGGGAAGGGGCCGTGCACCCGGACGTCGCGGAGCAGATGGCGACGGGCGTCACGCGCGTCGCGGGAGCCTCCGTCGGGCTCGCGACGACGGGCGTCGCGGGACCGGAGCCGCAGGACGGCCAGCCGGTCGGCACGGTGTTCGTCGCCGCGGCCTTCGACGGCTCCCCGACGGTGCGCCGCCTGTCTCTCGACGGCGACCGGGCGACGATCCGGGCAGCGGCCGTGGCTGCCGCGATCAGGCTGGCGCTCGAGGTGCTCGGAGGCCAGGACCCGGGGGCGGGAACAAACGAGGCCCCTGGCGAGTTGTGA
- a CDS encoding helix-turn-helix domain-containing protein — MIVLRREIGDVLRDARQRQGRTLREVSSSARVSLGYLSEVERGQKEASSELLGSICEALDLPLSLVLREVSDRVAVAEGLLIPDTVPDEFATAVDRFPSSPRELTPVG, encoded by the coding sequence ATGATTGTCCTACGACGAGAGATCGGGGACGTGTTGCGCGATGCGCGCCAGCGGCAAGGGCGAACCCTCCGTGAGGTGTCCTCGTCGGCACGTGTGTCCCTGGGTTACCTGAGCGAGGTCGAGCGAGGGCAGAAGGAAGCGTCCTCAGAGCTGCTGGGCTCCATCTGCGAGGCGTTGGACCTGCCGCTGTCGCTCGTGCTCCGCGAGGTCAGCGACCGGGTCGCGGTCGCCGAGGGACTGCTCATCCCGGACACGGTGCCGGACGAGTTCGCCACGGCGGTCGACAGGTTCCCGAGCTCCCCGCGAGAGCTCACCCCGGTCGGCTGA
- the pgsA gene encoding CDP-diacylglycerol--glycerol-3-phosphate 3-phosphatidyltransferase: MPTTTTPWRQQWNLPNAITATRIATVPFFVWALLVDGGASETWRWVATAIFAVSASTDKLDGYLARRRNLVTDLGKLLDPIADKALVGTALVGLSIIGELWWWVTALILVRELGITVMRFFMLRYVVLPASRGGKLKTVLQSAAIVALLAPAWVLPGFVHVVGVVLMAAAVVVTVVTGVDYLVQAARLRPRR; the protein is encoded by the coding sequence GTGCCGACTACGACGACGCCGTGGCGCCAGCAGTGGAACCTTCCGAACGCGATCACGGCCACCCGGATCGCAACCGTCCCCTTCTTCGTGTGGGCGTTGCTCGTCGACGGGGGAGCGTCGGAGACGTGGCGCTGGGTCGCGACGGCGATCTTCGCGGTCTCGGCGAGCACGGACAAGCTCGACGGCTACCTCGCGCGACGGCGCAACCTCGTGACCGACCTCGGGAAGCTGCTCGACCCGATCGCCGACAAGGCGCTCGTCGGCACCGCGCTCGTCGGGCTGTCGATCATCGGGGAGCTCTGGTGGTGGGTCACCGCGCTCATCCTCGTCCGTGAGCTCGGCATCACCGTCATGCGGTTCTTCATGCTCCGGTACGTCGTCCTCCCAGCCTCTCGCGGGGGCAAGCTCAAGACCGTCCTCCAGTCGGCTGCGATCGTCGCGCTGCTCGCGCCGGCCTGGGTGCTGCCCGGGTTCGTCCACGTCGTCGGTGTCGTCCTCATGGCCGCGGCCGTCGTCGTGACCGTCGTGACGGGCGTCGACTACCTCGTCCAGGCCGCCAGGCTCCGTCCGCGCCGATGA
- a CDS encoding CapA family protein has protein sequence MTFTILAAGDVLPHLPVMASARKGDGYDFSPLLAGFDRWVDGADLALCHMEVPVAPKGRPASGYPLFGTTPQLVKDLAEQGWDGCSTASNHSVDRGYAGVERTLDVFDEEGLGHVGTARSAEEAQAPALYRVTVDGQPTLVAQLSATYGTNGMPVDADKPWSVSLIDTDAIVEQAKAARADGADIVLVSIHDGTEYRTAPTEHQEKVAAALAKSGEVDVIIGHHAHVPQPMTKLDGGPGGRGTWVAYGLGNLLSNQSAECCAPESSNGLALVAEVTRVAGGPAEVTDMRWVATTVDRVGKHSLHALADIEGKATGKLSAKEIDRRYDRVRDAVGTDLEELTTPPAKQDSTVKVIARPR, from the coding sequence GTGACGTTCACGATCCTCGCGGCGGGCGACGTCCTGCCGCACCTGCCCGTCATGGCGTCGGCGCGCAAGGGTGACGGCTACGACTTCAGCCCGCTGCTCGCGGGCTTCGACCGCTGGGTCGACGGGGCCGACCTCGCGCTGTGCCACATGGAGGTGCCGGTCGCGCCGAAGGGGCGCCCGGCGAGCGGCTACCCGCTCTTCGGCACGACGCCGCAGCTCGTCAAGGACCTCGCGGAGCAGGGGTGGGACGGTTGCTCGACGGCGTCGAACCACTCGGTCGACCGCGGCTACGCGGGCGTCGAGCGCACGCTCGACGTGTTCGACGAGGAGGGCCTCGGGCACGTCGGCACGGCCCGGTCGGCCGAGGAGGCTCAGGCCCCGGCGCTGTACCGCGTGACGGTCGACGGTCAGCCGACGCTCGTCGCGCAGCTCTCGGCGACCTACGGCACCAACGGGATGCCCGTCGACGCGGACAAGCCCTGGTCCGTCTCGCTCATCGACACCGACGCGATCGTGGAGCAGGCCAAGGCGGCCCGCGCCGACGGCGCGGACATCGTGCTCGTGTCGATCCACGACGGCACCGAGTACCGCACCGCCCCGACCGAGCACCAGGAGAAGGTCGCCGCCGCGCTCGCGAAGTCTGGCGAGGTCGACGTGATCATCGGCCACCACGCGCACGTCCCGCAGCCCATGACGAAGCTCGACGGTGGGCCGGGCGGCCGGGGTACGTGGGTCGCCTACGGTCTCGGCAACCTCTTGTCGAACCAGTCGGCAGAGTGCTGCGCACCCGAGTCGTCGAACGGGCTCGCGCTCGTCGCCGAGGTCACTCGCGTCGCCGGCGGACCGGCCGAGGTCACCGACATGAGGTGGGTCGCCACGACGGTCGACCGCGTCGGGAAGCACAGCCTGCACGCCCTCGCCGACATCGAGGGCAAGGCCACGGGCAAGCTCTCCGCGAAGGAGATCGACCGCCGCTACGACCGGGTGCGCGACGCCGTCGGCACGGACCTGGAGGAGCTCACCACCCCGCCGGCGAAGCAGGACAGCACGGTGAAGGTGATCGCCCGCCCGCGCTGA
- a CDS encoding DNA-formamidopyrimidine glycosylase family protein, with translation MLVPEGDVLRLTAARLHQAFAGSTLTRVDLRWPGVDDATLLGAVVTEVVAYGKHLLVRTDHGWTLRTHLRMEGSWRVARTGSAQARGRSPYVRAVLGNDTWTAIGHRLGMLDVVRTRDEHVLIGHLGPDLLDDDLVVDVDLVREHLLGDRPQTPVAEALLDQTRVAGIGTLYASDSLFVTRVHPWTPLAAIPEDRLVLVLATAQDLMRRAVAEGLGARKKLVHARTGRPCVRCGTAITVRQARRPPYERPIFFCPQCQSEQARWA, from the coding sequence GTGCTCGTGCCTGAGGGCGACGTCCTGCGCCTCACCGCCGCCCGGCTCCACCAGGCCTTCGCCGGGAGCACTCTCACGCGTGTCGACCTGCGCTGGCCCGGGGTCGACGACGCGACGCTCCTCGGAGCGGTCGTCACCGAGGTCGTCGCGTACGGCAAGCACCTGCTCGTACGGACGGACCACGGCTGGACCCTCAGGACGCACCTGCGCATGGAGGGATCGTGGCGCGTCGCCCGGACCGGCTCCGCCCAGGCGCGCGGCAGGTCGCCGTACGTCCGGGCGGTCCTCGGCAACGACACCTGGACGGCGATCGGCCACCGCCTGGGGATGCTCGACGTCGTCCGCACCCGCGACGAGCACGTCCTGATCGGGCATCTCGGCCCTGACCTGCTCGACGACGACCTCGTCGTCGACGTCGACCTCGTGCGCGAGCACCTTCTCGGAGACCGACCGCAGACCCCGGTCGCCGAGGCTCTCCTCGACCAGACCCGGGTCGCGGGCATCGGCACCCTCTACGCCTCGGACAGCCTCTTCGTCACGCGCGTGCACCCGTGGACGCCGCTCGCCGCGATACCCGAAGATCGGCTCGTGCTCGTCCTCGCGACGGCTCAGGACCTCATGCGCAGAGCGGTCGCCGAGGGGCTGGGCGCCAGGAAGAAGCTGGTCCACGCACGCACAGGGCGGCCGTGCGTGCGCTGCGGCACGGCGATCACCGTGCGACAGGCCCGCAGGCCGCCCTACGAACGTCCGATCTTCTTCTGCCCGCAGTGTCAGAGCGAGCAGGCTCGGTGGGCCTGA
- a CDS encoding DEAD/DEAH box helicase produces the protein MTRPGATSEPAAAPSDADALAGFHPATRAWFEGAFAAPTAAQAGAWAAIDAGDHALVVAPTGSGKTLAAFLWSIDRLLTRGRDEEPAAGAADLVQDRIVYVSPLKALAADVERNLRAPLTGISHAAQRLGLTVPELTIGVRTGDTPPAERRRLAVRPPDILITTPESLFLVLTSNAREGLRGTGTVIVDEIHAVAGTKRGAHLAVSLERLDDLLDRPAQRVGLSATARPVAVVAEMLAGHRAPEDGGRAVTVVQPPAHKQVEVDVVLPVEDLTDLTRPTADTGPDVVDLSGAAAGPLNRPSIWPHVEERIVDLAQERRSTIVFTNSRRTAERLTARLNEIWAERQGETVPDPGATHPAAVPGQSGTAAGAGGVLARAHHGSMSRAERTFTETELKAGRLPVVVATSSLELGIDMGAVDLVIQVGSPPSVASGLQRVGRAGHQVGAPSHGIVLPTFRGDLVPATVTATLMRDGQIESLQPVRNPLDVLAQQIVAMVAMEDRTLDDVAATVRRSAPFAQLPDSALRSVLDMLSGRYPSEQFGELRARLTWDRATDVLTARPGSQRLAVTSGGTIPDRGLYGVFLAASSGSAGAGADDGVHADEAPVRARGGRRVGELDEEMVFESRAGDTFTLGSSTWRIEEITPDRVLVSPAPGLPGRLPFWKGDAPGRPADLGRALGAWVRSLPAAPTRRDRERATGTPTDPRLGALEAQGLDPWAATNLLTYVDEQRDATGTVPDDRTIVVERFRDELGDWRIVVHSPYGARVHAPWALVLAARLRERLGVDVAAMHADDGIVLRLPDDGPTAPVRHDPSGPRWADTSEAPDLVDDLMLDPEEVHRLVRDHLGGSVMFASRFREAAARALLLPRRSPDRRQPLWQQRQRSAQLLAVASEHDQFPIVLEAVRECLQDDFDVAALVDLMRAVAAGEVTVVHVDTPSPSPFAQSLLFSYTAQFLYDGDAPLAERRAAALTLDPNLLDELLGRTAEAQVADLLDVDAVARTAAELAGLTPDRQARHADDVLDMLRRLGPLTLAEIEERTLPDVRDHAPRWLAALEASRQVFSTRLPGVTTPDPVWAATTDAARLRDGLGAPLPVGLPSDLTTPVPDPVGDLVLRHARTHVPFPASEVGTRLGLPPAVVDDTLARLSAAGHLVSGRLLPEALGGTGFEHCHRDVMRVLRRRSLAALRAEVEPVPPRTLGVFLPRWQRVGALRGRAGLLSAIEQLVGAPVPASDLESHILPARVVDYEPSMLDELTTSGEVLWCGHSSLPGSSRTAGNGLVSLHLADTAHLTLPWTAVQDADDPSVPGADGTSGDEETAAARRVERLVLAALDGAGAFFLDRLVDRVRDAGEGTELPVDLTAAVRDALWELVWAGRVTNDSLGPVRELLGPSRTRTPSRSRTARPVRRGRTGLAALAAASRAGSVGPLHGGGRWSLLPQPEQDPTVRAHALATVLLERHGVVTRALAAAEQVSSAQIGGAFRVLGALESQGEARRGYFVEHLGGTQFAVPGAVDTLRQDSRDLERAAERGVPEPSARATFVLAATDPANPYGAALPWPAPREGVSHRPGRKAGAVVVIVDGDLVWFVERGGRTALSFSADGDLLAAGAAALAGAVRDGRLGRISLSRVDSHDVFGASGPALDALVGAGFAVTPRGLRVAAGGARA, from the coding sequence ATGACCCGTCCCGGTGCCACGAGCGAGCCTGCAGCGGCCCCGTCGGACGCGGACGCCCTCGCGGGGTTCCACCCGGCGACCCGCGCGTGGTTCGAGGGCGCCTTCGCGGCCCCGACCGCTGCCCAGGCGGGAGCGTGGGCGGCGATCGACGCAGGCGACCACGCTCTCGTCGTCGCGCCGACCGGATCGGGCAAGACGCTCGCGGCGTTCCTGTGGTCGATCGACCGGCTCCTGACCCGCGGGCGCGACGAGGAGCCAGCCGCGGGAGCCGCCGACCTGGTCCAGGACCGCATCGTCTACGTGTCGCCGCTCAAGGCCCTCGCGGCCGACGTCGAACGGAACCTCCGCGCGCCGCTCACGGGGATCAGCCACGCCGCGCAGCGCCTCGGCCTGACCGTCCCCGAGCTGACGATCGGGGTCCGCACCGGGGACACCCCGCCCGCCGAGCGTCGTCGGCTCGCCGTGCGGCCGCCCGACATCCTCATCACGACGCCCGAGTCGCTGTTCCTCGTGCTCACGTCCAACGCGCGCGAAGGGCTGCGCGGCACGGGCACCGTGATCGTCGACGAGATCCACGCCGTCGCCGGGACGAAGCGCGGCGCGCACCTCGCGGTGTCGCTCGAGCGGCTCGACGACCTGCTCGACCGACCCGCGCAGCGGGTCGGGCTGTCCGCGACGGCGCGACCGGTCGCCGTCGTCGCGGAGATGCTCGCAGGCCACCGAGCGCCCGAGGACGGCGGGCGTGCCGTCACGGTGGTCCAGCCGCCCGCGCACAAGCAGGTCGAGGTCGACGTCGTCCTCCCCGTCGAGGACCTCACCGACCTGACGCGCCCGACCGCGGACACGGGGCCCGACGTCGTCGACCTCTCGGGCGCCGCGGCAGGGCCGCTCAACCGCCCGTCGATCTGGCCGCACGTCGAGGAGCGCATCGTCGACCTCGCGCAGGAGCGGCGCTCGACGATCGTGTTCACCAACTCCCGGCGCACGGCCGAGCGGCTCACCGCGCGCCTCAACGAGATCTGGGCGGAACGCCAGGGCGAGACGGTCCCGGACCCTGGTGCGACCCACCCGGCGGCCGTCCCAGGCCAGTCCGGCACCGCGGCCGGAGCAGGCGGCGTCCTCGCCCGCGCGCACCACGGCTCGATGTCCCGCGCGGAACGCACGTTCACCGAGACCGAGCTCAAGGCGGGTCGGCTGCCGGTCGTCGTCGCGACCAGCTCGCTCGAGCTGGGCATCGACATGGGGGCGGTCGACCTGGTGATCCAGGTCGGTTCGCCGCCGTCCGTCGCGAGCGGCCTCCAGCGGGTCGGTCGGGCGGGGCACCAGGTCGGCGCCCCGAGCCACGGCATCGTCCTGCCGACGTTCCGCGGCGACCTGGTCCCCGCGACGGTGACGGCGACCTTGATGCGCGATGGCCAGATCGAGTCGCTCCAGCCGGTGCGCAACCCGCTCGACGTGCTCGCGCAGCAGATCGTGGCGATGGTCGCGATGGAGGACCGCACGCTCGACGACGTCGCGGCGACGGTCCGTCGCAGCGCGCCGTTCGCCCAGCTCCCGGACTCGGCGCTCCGGTCGGTCCTCGACATGCTCTCCGGCAGGTATCCGAGCGAGCAGTTCGGCGAGCTGCGCGCGCGGCTGACGTGGGACCGAGCGACGGACGTGCTCACCGCTCGTCCGGGCTCGCAACGGCTCGCCGTGACGAGCGGCGGCACGATCCCCGACCGAGGCCTGTACGGCGTCTTCCTCGCCGCGTCCTCCGGCTCGGCGGGCGCGGGCGCGGACGACGGCGTCCACGCGGACGAGGCTCCCGTGCGTGCTCGCGGCGGGCGACGTGTCGGCGAGCTCGACGAGGAGATGGTCTTCGAGTCCCGCGCCGGCGACACGTTCACGCTCGGGTCGAGCACGTGGCGCATCGAGGAGATCACCCCCGACCGCGTGCTCGTCTCTCCCGCCCCAGGCCTCCCCGGGCGCCTCCCGTTCTGGAAGGGCGACGCTCCCGGGCGCCCCGCCGACCTAGGGCGCGCGCTCGGCGCGTGGGTCCGCTCGCTGCCTGCCGCACCCACGCGGCGCGACCGCGAGCGCGCCACCGGCACGCCGACCGACCCGCGCCTCGGGGCGCTCGAGGCGCAGGGTCTCGACCCCTGGGCCGCGACGAACCTGCTCACGTACGTCGACGAGCAGCGTGACGCGACCGGCACGGTGCCCGACGACCGGACGATCGTCGTCGAGCGTTTCCGCGACGAGCTCGGGGACTGGCGCATCGTGGTCCACTCGCCCTACGGCGCGCGGGTGCACGCGCCGTGGGCGCTCGTGCTCGCGGCCAGGCTGCGTGAGCGCCTCGGGGTCGACGTCGCGGCGATGCACGCTGACGACGGCATCGTGCTGCGCCTGCCCGACGACGGCCCGACCGCCCCCGTCCGCCACGACCCGTCGGGGCCCCGCTGGGCCGACACGTCCGAGGCTCCCGACCTCGTCGACGACCTCATGCTCGACCCCGAGGAGGTGCACCGCCTCGTGCGCGACCACCTCGGCGGGTCTGTCATGTTCGCGTCGCGCTTCCGGGAGGCGGCCGCCCGCGCTCTGCTGCTCCCGCGCCGCTCCCCCGACCGCCGCCAGCCCTTGTGGCAGCAACGGCAGCGCAGCGCCCAGCTCCTGGCCGTCGCGTCCGAGCACGACCAGTTCCCGATCGTCCTCGAGGCGGTCCGTGAGTGCCTCCAGGACGACTTCGACGTCGCGGCGCTCGTCGACCTCATGCGCGCGGTCGCCGCAGGCGAGGTCACCGTCGTGCACGTCGACACGCCCTCGCCGTCGCCGTTCGCGCAGTCGCTCCTGTTCAGCTACACGGCCCAGTTCCTGTACGACGGCGACGCGCCGCTCGCGGAGCGCCGCGCGGCCGCGCTCACGCTCGACCCGAACCTCCTCGACGAGCTGCTCGGCCGCACCGCGGAGGCTCAGGTCGCCGACCTCCTCGACGTCGACGCGGTCGCGCGAACGGCGGCCGAGCTCGCGGGGCTGACCCCGGACCGCCAGGCACGGCATGCCGACGACGTGCTCGACATGCTCCGCAGGCTCGGTCCGCTCACGCTCGCGGAGATCGAGGAACGGACCCTCCCAGACGTCCGGGACCACGCGCCCCGTTGGCTCGCCGCGCTCGAGGCCTCACGCCAGGTCTTCAGCACCCGCCTGCCCGGTGTCACCACCCCCGACCCCGTCTGGGCTGCGACGACGGACGCCGCGCGCCTGCGCGACGGGCTCGGCGCGCCGCTGCCCGTGGGCCTGCCCAGCGACCTGACCACGCCCGTCCCGGATCCGGTCGGCGACCTGGTGCTCCGGCACGCGCGCACGCACGTGCCGTTCCCCGCGTCCGAGGTCGGCACGCGCCTCGGACTGCCGCCTGCCGTCGTCGACGACACCCTCGCCAGGCTGAGCGCCGCAGGCCATCTCGTGTCGGGGCGCCTCCTGCCCGAAGCGCTCGGAGGCACCGGGTTCGAGCACTGCCACCGGGACGTCATGCGGGTCCTGCGGCGCCGCTCGCTCGCCGCGCTGCGCGCCGAGGTCGAGCCCGTGCCACCGCGGACGCTCGGGGTGTTCCTCCCCCGGTGGCAGCGCGTGGGCGCGCTGCGCGGCCGCGCAGGACTGCTCTCGGCGATCGAGCAGCTCGTCGGGGCACCGGTCCCGGCGAGCGACCTGGAGTCGCACATCCTCCCGGCGCGCGTCGTCGACTACGAGCCGAGCATGCTCGACGAGCTCACGACCTCGGGCGAGGTGCTGTGGTGCGGGCACTCGTCCCTCCCCGGCTCGAGCCGTACGGCGGGCAACGGCCTCGTGTCCCTGCACCTCGCCGACACGGCGCACCTCACGCTGCCGTGGACCGCCGTCCAGGACGCCGACGACCCCTCCGTACCGGGGGCCGACGGCACGAGCGGCGACGAGGAGACAGCCGCCGCGAGACGGGTCGAGAGGCTCGTGCTCGCGGCTCTCGACGGCGCGGGGGCGTTCTTCCTCGACCGGCTCGTCGACCGGGTCCGCGACGCGGGCGAGGGCACCGAGCTCCCGGTCGACCTCACCGCGGCCGTCCGAGACGCGCTGTGGGAGCTCGTGTGGGCCGGACGCGTCACGAACGACTCGCTCGGTCCCGTCCGCGAGCTTCTCGGGCCGAGCCGGACACGCACACCGAGCCGCTCGCGGACCGCGCGACCCGTGCGCCGCGGCCGGACCGGCCTCGCGGCGCTCGCTGCGGCGAGCCGCGCCGGCAGCGTCGGCCCGCTCCACGGCGGTGGCCGCTGGTCCCTGCTGCCGCAGCCCGAGCAGGACCCGACCGTGCGCGCCCATGCGCTCGCGACGGTGCTGCTCGAGCGGCACGGCGTCGTCACGCGCGCGCTGGCCGCTGCCGAGCAGGTCAGCAGCGCGCAGATCGGCGGCGCTTTCCGTGTGCTCGGAGCCCTCGAGTCCCAGGGCGAGGCGCGGCGCGGATACTTCGTCGAGCACCTCGGCGGCACGCAGTTCGCGGTCCCGGGCGCTGTCGACACGTTGCGGCAGGACTCGCGCGACCTCGAGCGGGCCGCCGAGCGCGGCGTCCCGGAGCCGTCCGCGCGGGCCACGTTCGTGCTCGCCGCGACGGACCCCGCCAACCCGTACGGTGCTGCGCTTCCGTGGCCGGCGCCGCGCGAGGGCGTCTCGCACCGCCCGGGCCGCAAGGCGGGCGCCGTCGTGGTGATCGTGGACGGGGACCTCGTCTGGTTCGTCGAGAGGGGAGGCCGCACCGCGCTGTCGTTCTCGGCCGACGGCGACCTGCTCGCGGCAGGCGCAGCAGCCCTCGCGGGCGCGGTCCGCGACGGTCGCCTCGGGCGCATCAGTCTCAGCAGGGTCGACAGCCACGACGTGTTCGGCGCATCGGGCCCGGCGCTCGACGCACTCGTCGGCGCCGGCTTCGCCGTCACGCCGCGCGGTCTGCGCGTAGCCGCCGGAGGTGCTCGTGCCTGA